A genomic region of Amphiura filiformis chromosome 6, Afil_fr2py, whole genome shotgun sequence contains the following coding sequences:
- the LOC140155621 gene encoding divergent protein kinase domain 2A-like, giving the protein MASLRRSLTRSAILCSFRPFRHLCIVILLFVGGLLYYHFFLLTTRNHLEDPSYLGVDKCPACYGTSLCEQFGEGHFEFESYSRLRFLDFINVKNVYFGRYLDKHHVILKKLAHNTELASFDKELCLEATQQDTCEVARDIYKTKFSEVLRTEVFNGNQVGGLSDLVRCPSQRLLQKIWNGFKERQSRGFMARDNKMMLMTTLAINPEPIILTIFPKSEGWPFPRYRGACGRFIVQEYIGKDLASYYKADWETRLDIAYQVMKIAEQFTYNEQEFGLYMTDVSFDNFAIDEEGKVFVVDAENIIVVDRRQIKEDAAPMWDQRHQAFHDECQKHPGCLTFSSEILCKRYHSDHNYYAVCHGILGADDDDTIRQPGGLLHDIPSTLNEKEQLETLLLECKKPSKAYGRYEIAAELLTLLAKLSGHETDEQR; this is encoded by the exons ATGGCATCTCTTCGGCGCAGTTTGACTCGCTCAGCAATCCTTTGCTCCTTCAGGCCATTTCGTCACCTTTGTATTGTCATACTACTCTTTGTTGGTGGGCTCTTATATTACCACTTTTTTCTTCTGACCACACGCAATCATTTAGAGGACCCATCTTACTTAGGTGTAGACAAATGTCCAGCCTGTTATGGTACCAGTCTCTGCGAACAATTTGGAGAAGGTCATTTTGAATTTGAGTCCTATTCACGTCTCAGGTTTTTGGATTTTATCAACGTCAAAAATGTGTACTTTGGGCGATATTTGGACAAGCACCATGTGATACTGAAAAAACTTGCTCACAATACTGAATTAGCCTCTTTTGATAAGGAGCTCTGTTTAGAGGCTACTCAACAAGACACTTGTGAAGTTGCAAGGGATATCTACAAAACCAAATTTTCAGAGGTGCTAAGGACTGAAGTTTTCAATGGTAATCAGGTCGGTGGCCTATCAGACTTGGTGCGATGTCCATCACAGAGACTTTTACAGAAAATATGGAATGGATTCAAGGAGAGACAGTCGAGAGGGTTCATGGCGAGGGATAATAAAATGATGTTGATGACAACACTAGCTATTAACCCAGAACCTATTATATTAACT atatttcctaaatctgaAGGCTGGCCTTTTCCTAGATATCGTGGTGCTTGTGGACGTTTTATTGTACAAGAGTATATTGGAAAAGATTTGGCATCGTATTATAAAGCAGATTGGGAGACAAGGTTGGACATTGCATACCAG GTGATGAAAATAGCTGAACAGTTTACATACAATGAGCAAGAATTTGGACTGTACATGACAGATGTTTCTTTTGATAACTTTGCTATCGATGAAGAAGGAAAAGTGTTTGTTGTTGATGCAGAAAATATCATAGTAGTAGACAGAAGACAGATTAAAGAAG ATGCTGCTCCCATGTGGGATCAGAGACACCAGGCTTTCCATGATGAATGTCAAAAACATCCAGGATGTTTGACTTTCTCATCTGAAATACTTTGCAAAAGATATCACAGTGATCACAACTATTATGCAGTCTGCCATGGAATTCTAG GTGCAGATGATGATGACACAATTAGGCAACCAGGGGGTCTCTTACATGACATTCCATCCACATTGAACGAAAAAGAACAACTTGAGACATTACTACTCGAATGTAAGAAACCAAGCAAAGCATATGGTAGGTACGAGATAGCTGCTGAGTTACTCACATTACTTGCCAAACTATCAGGACATGAAACAGATGAGCAAAGGTGA